CAAATTTCACTTGCTACTACTTCTTACAAATCTGTCAAGGATAtggataagttgtttttggCGATTACTGAATTGGGAAGAGGTATTTTTTGCTGTTAGGTTGTGAATTGTGATCTTTTTTCGCTTCAAGAAACATATTTATGTCgcctattgattttttttttcttttcaattcatATACTTGCAGGTTTAGTTGGAGAAAATAAAGTCCGCTTTTGTGTTGCCATAGACTCGGTAAATACCGTTGACTTAACATAGCTCTGAGTGAAGTTGAATTTACTGTGTTGGTCTATTCTAGTCAATGTTTATGGCTTTGTAATGTATACGGTGATTGGTTTTTTTACATGCATTTAGCTGAAAATTTTATGATTATGTAACTTGTaagaaggatttttttttctttcatttattttcaagCTAAATCAAATAACCTTGATACAATAATCTTTTTATGATATTCTCCATCAGTTTCTGAGATTTTTACCTTATCTATGACTAGTAGCTTGAGTCACAAACTTGAACAATAGATTCTCATCATAAGAAGAGTCTGTGTGTTTACATTGTAGGGGATTCATGCTGCTTtagttgttaatttattttgtattttataaaGTTGCTAAAAAGGTGATTGAGACTTGAGCTCTTTGATATTGTTCTATCTTTACACTTTTGAGCCCACTTCTGATCTGGCAGGTAACCCGACCCAATTTGTTGTTACTTAGTTGAAAATGATTAGGTTGAGTTGGTTAGACAGTTAGGATGGCAGTAGAGGTATGGTATCTTGTCATTTTTGAGAGAATTGGGGCCTTTGGCTAGGAAGATTAAGACTCTCGAAGTTCTACAATATCTTTGTTATTGGACAGTTTATCTCTAttcattttctaataaaaaccAATTTGTGATAAGCTTCAAAGAAACTTGAAAGTATGGATGGAATATGTCAGTTTGCCTCATCTCTTAAACTCCCCAGAAATAAACGAGCCATTGAGGCATTATAAAGATATCATGTTACAACTTAATGATGGAATTGGAAACttttttttgtgtatatatatgtatCTGACTATCTAACTTTCTTGTGCccattgtcaaaaaagaaaaagaatttttgTGCCTGCAAGTTTCCAAAATTCCTTTTACACTAGAATTCCTGAGCAAGAAGTTTTACAATTACTTTCAATTCCATTAATATTCTAATCAAGACTGTTCGGTTTCTATGTTTTTCTTGTATTATTtgtttgtgtatatatataatccTAATGGATTCTTTTTGGATATTATCAGCTAAGTGAACTGTTGAGACATGCATCTTTGCAGTCAGTCGCAGGCCTTCTAAGCAATCTGCGTAGCCATGGTATTTTCTCTTGTACTATTTTGAATACAGTTTTTTGTACAGTATgtctaatttgtttttatttgattgagTAAATATTTTAGAGTACCAGAAGTCTAGAATGTGAGTTAGTTGATTATTTCAGTAGATAATATTTATGGCACGGGTTGGCTTGACACTAACATTATCTTCTCTTAAATCATTGCTGTTGTATGATTGCAGATCAAATTTCAAGTATATTTGGATTATTGCATTCTGACCTTCATGAGGAGAGGGCTGCAACTGCTCTTGAGTACATGTCCTCGATGGTGGCTAGTGTAGAATCAGATCATCATTCTTCCGAGAACTCCTTATCGGAGAAAAACTTTACCCAAGGAAAATTTAATGTCAGACTCAAACGCAGAAATGGACGAGTTAGAGTGACGGTGATCTCTTTATTCCTTATTGCGAACATATTTGGAATTGCTAATCTTCAAAACCAGTGAACTGATGTAAGATCGCTTTTATTCAGTGTGAAAAGTTTAAAGTTGAAGCAGGAGGAATCAGCTTTACTTCTGTTTCAGCAGAAGATGGAACGACCGTTGCAGGCTTACTGCCAAAGGTCAGTCATTACTCTTTAGTTTCCTGTGAAGTCATGTCTCTTTCACTAGAAGCAATGGCCCAACTCCTAATAGCCTTGTTATTATTAGatatttattattagttttcAGATAAAATATATCCATTAAAGAGatcttatttttgttgtgtCCCCCTTTATAAAAGAGAGCATATCATTCAATGGTATTTTTTCTAAGGAAATGAAAATTTAGATGCTAGGTGTGCCTATTTGATGCTTTGATTGAAATGCTGAGTGCTTCTAACATTAAATTTAGGATTTTAAATTGTGGGCCGATTTAGATCATTACAGCAGATGTAATCTGCCCTCATAATCAGATGTAGTTGCTTAGAGCACCACAACCTAGTTGATTGTACAGGAcagtttttatgataaaatctaTCAATGTGTTATATATAATTTGCAATTGGTATAATCTGTTTTGAAGAAACATCTCATGTGCTGATGCCATGCCTGCACATGCTAAGCACTTAGTTTGTTCACCTTCTCGTATACACATGACGGTACTTTTACAGAATATACACGTATATGCATCGTAAACACAGTCACAAACAGTTGTAACAGAGACCAAACAAGATATGGTGTGTGATATGAAGCTGAAAACTTTGCATTGACCGCAAATAAATAATAGGTTGAAACTTTATGTTTTTAACAGGTACAATTCAATCTCCAACTGTCAGAGAAGGAGCAAGTTGATAGGGCAAAGGTTGTGCTTCCTTTTGAACACCAAGGTATGATATAGATTTGTAATTGAGCCATTTCTTACGGTGTTTAAATCATATATGTCCTCTTATGCCTAAGCTCTTCTCTTTTAGGAAATGGTGCACCGATTCAAATTTATGATGGTAGAAGATCCCTTGAAGAGAGCAGCAGTGACGGGGCACCTCTTTCAAAGGGTAAAAAGGAGGACTCAGACCTAGGTGAGATTATATATTTTCGTGATTCAGATGATGAGATGCCAGATTCCGATGAAGACCCAGATGATGATTTAGATATATGAATGTGCTTTAGTTAGTGTCTTATGTATTTCTAGGTGACTTAGATTAGGATTGTgatcaaacaaaattatttaaaaaaaaatctgcccGATATTGTTTAGCCAATGTTGTCAAAATTGCGCGTTAAAACGTAAAATTGCCCTATTTTGAGCGACTTGACTTGCAGTGAAATCGAAATACAATCCGATTTTGAGCAATTTGAGTGAAATCAGAATACATTCTGATTTTGAGAGATTTGAGTGAAATCGGAACACAATCCGATATTGAGGGATTTGACTCGCAGTGAAATTGGGTAAAATCGAGGTACAATTgagttaatttattttgattttactcGTTTTTATTACCCAATATTGaagaaattaactttttttggggtttgttttaacttttaactgTTGACAACTTTAGAAACTTATTAAACTCTTCTCTTTTGGGTAGTTTTTTGTGTGGatgtttttatgatttggaTTGATAATTTATGCTGTTTGATACAAGTTACGAGCTTGACACTTCATTATGGAGATTTGGTATGTTTATGATTTATAATTAAGTTGAAATTTTGGATTATTGATgcatttatagtttttttagtaatgcatttataatattatataagtatgtgtaatttatataataattttaatattattttagtttaCAATTCGATTCCATCTAGGCAAAACGAGTTCATATAAAAACTCGAGTTGACAACCTTATGTTTAACTCAACTGAATAATTCATCACATTCGTCATATTGTACAGCCTACATAGAAACCtgaaattgattttatgatttcgACAACATATCTATTTAGTGCTCAGTTTTTACTATTATCTCTCTGTCACTACGCTCTTCGTTCCCTCGTTTCTAATCTATCTTAGCGTGGTTATTGACCAAATTCCTCTACGTTTTTGTCGCCGTAGAAGTTTATGTCATCGACTGGTcttcaaccaaaccaaacctaCTCATAAGTCACAACCAGGCAGAGATGCCAAACCTACTCACAACCAGGCAGAGAACTGAAAACATATGTATAACAGACCATTGTGCCACCATATTGACATGTAACAAACTGCAAAAACTGAATACAAATCTACAAACGATTATACCAAAATTGGACAGGTAGCAAAATAAAAACCtcaattatgttttaattttttgcagTAAAGAAAGCCTGAATTATGTTGATATAAGATTCTGTTGAGGTATTTATATGCCATACAGCAGACTACAAAATTACTCCAGTTACAAAATTGCTCACAGTTACAATCTAAACACCGTAAACAACACCATAGAGCTCATCTAAACCCTTCATATGATGAAGATTGTTCTTTTGACACCGAAAAATTGCTCACAGGCACCTAAAACACGTCGAACGAAAGTTAATTGCAGTTCAGGCACTTTTTAAATCAGTTAAACTGATTTAAAAAGTGTTCTCAAAATATTGGTTTTCGGCATTCATCATTTTCAACTTGATTTGTACATAGCATTcatgtttttgaaaaatctgTATGGTAAGCAAATGGCATTTATGAATGTCTAGTCTAATGTGAGAGATTTGGCCCCCTAATTGTTCGGTCGGTCCTAATAACATAATAACTTCTGTATGGTTAGTACCGTATATATCTCTTACACATCCACAAATCCATAATCAAACACATCACTAGTTTAGAGTCAGACAAAAAGGAGTTCTTGATAATCCTCAACCTTAGTACTtgatccaaaccaaaccattcATTGTAGAGATGTCTTCTGCAGCAATAACAACAGTACTTGCTTTCCTTATCTTCACtttcacatattttttatcCAAACTATTCTTGcatccaaaacaaaaaaccatcAATCATAAAAAGCCACCAGGTCCACCATCACTACCAATAATCGGAAACCTCCACATATTAGGCACCCTTCCACATAGAACACTTCAATCACTCTCCAAACAATATGGTCCAATCATGTCCTTACAACTAGGTCAAGTCCCAGCTATTGTCATTTCATCTTCAAAAGCCGCAGAGTCATTCGTCAAAACCCATGACATCGTTTTCGCAAACCGACCGGAACTTGTAGGAGCACAGATCATGTCTTATGGTTGCAAAGGGTTGGCGTTTTCTAAGTACGACTCTTATTGGCGTAGTGTGAGAAAACTTTGTACTTCAAAACTTCTTAGTGCTTCGAAAGTTGAGATGTTTGGTCCTATTAGGAAGGAGAAGTTGGATGTTTTGGTTAAATCTTTGGAGAAAGCTGCTCTGGAGGGTGAGGTTGTGAATGTTAGTGAGGCTGTAGAGAATGTTATAGAGGATATTGTGTATAAGATGGTGTTGGGTCGGAGTAAGTATGATCATATTGACCTAAAGAGGTTGGTTCAAGACGTAATGGCTTTGATTGGAGCTTTTAATATGGCTGATTATGTTCCTTGGTTAGGCACATTTGATCTTcaggtaatattttttttaagtattcaAAGTATCTGCATTGTAAAATCAGTATGATTAACATATTTGCATAtgaccaaaatcaaaatgaactatatgttataaagactaaaaccgaaacaccaaaaaagaaaatatttaatgttttcagttttaaaaacaaataaaacatttatgGTTCCATTAAGTTCACTGAAAATATTCAATTAGAAATTAACGTTATCAATTTGACTATTTGTTAGGGCTTAACACGAGCCTGCAAAAGAACCAACAAAGCACTTGATGAGGTGTTGGAGATGATAATATCAGAGCATGAACAAACCACTAATACAGACAAAACTCGTCATGAAGACTTTGTAGACATACTTCTCACTTTTAAGCACCAAAACATTGATCATGGGAGTGAACAAAATCATGTCATTGATCGAACTAACATCAAAGCTATTTTACTAGACATGGTTGTGGCATCATTTAGTACATCTGCTACCACAATTGAGTGGGCTTTATCCGAACTTTTAAGGCATCCAAGAGTGATGAAAAATCTTCAAGATGAAATACAAAATGAAGTAGGAAATAAGAGAATGGTTGAAGAAAAGGATTTGAAGAATTTTAATTACTTAGATATGGTGGTTGATGAAACTTTAAGACTTCATCCAGTTTCACCCTTCTTACTCCCTCGTGAATGTAGAGAGAACATAACAATTGATGGTTATTTTGTAAAGGAAAAGACACGAGTTATAGTAAATGCATTTACAATAGCGAGAGATCCTAATGTTTGGTCAGAAAATGCTGAAGAATTTTGTCCAGAGAGGTTTATTAATAAGAAATTGAATTATGAAGGACAAGAGTTTGAAAGTATACCATTTGGATTTGGTCGTAGGCGTTGCCCTGGAATTCAATTGGCTTTGAGGACTGTTAGGTTAAGCATAGCTCAATTGGTGCATTGCTTTAATTGGAAACTTCCATATAATATTAGTCCTTCTAATTTGAACATGGATGAGAAATTTGGACAATCTATACATAGAGCTCAACACTTACACGCAATACCAAGTTATCGTTTGGCAGGTGATGGCAAGCTTGAATAGTAGTTCCAAGAGGGACAATATTATGTTTGCATTCAACAAGGTTATTACTAGTAAAgatgctttatttttaattagtcTAATGGTGTTTGTATAAAATATGTTAATGAATACTTTTGATGGCTGATTCTGCACACATATGTGAGCTAACTTATGAACTACAGTGTATTTGGGCTAAACAACCTAATAGTTAAATGTTTATGAACTAAAAGCTTATTATAGGAAAGGAAGAGATATTGCATTAAAACTATCTTTACATAAATGCCAATTATCGTGGTATATGTGTATGAATTACTTGTAGCCTTGTAGGGGAATTTTCTCCCCCCATCACTATCCAAATTTAGAAGTGGCAAAACAGATTTATCCTTTGAATTGGTCCGTTTAACCCACCATTTTAAGCAAATTGAGTTGACGTTTTAAGTTCATTCTCTAATTTGTCCGTCCCATCTAGCCTGATGAAAAAGTGGGTTTTGAGCTGCAGGCTTatgaaaaattgtttctttatttttattgtactATAGTCAATAAGAAAGTGGCCAAATTTTTAAAGATTGTTTTTACCCTTAAAAATAGTCGGAggatttttgttttattcataCAAGAGAATTTAAGACAAGAAGCATATTTTATCTAATTATGCTCCTTTAGTTTATAGttaaatatttacatattttcttaaataactaagaagtttttttttgaaggattaaatAACTAAGAAGTTAGAGATTTCAcgtacttaaaaaaaaaaaaagtttgagattTCATTCTTTGACAAAAATTCTAACTCAATTTAAGTTCGAAAGAACACCAAGTCACCAACTGTACatgatttattaaaaataaaataaaaagaggcGACATAATATTCCTATCGTagatgcataattttttttagatgta
Above is a genomic segment from Medicago truncatula cultivar Jemalong A17 chromosome 5, MtrunA17r5.0-ANR, whole genome shotgun sequence containing:
- the LOC11415575 gene encoding elongator complex protein 5, translated to MSESICRSLRDGALEGELSPTLTIKDTLSSPFAFNVFSHILLQLSSPKSHSNTAILIVALSRSPSFYAHLLKNKGIELSSSNKWIHVLDCYTDPLGWKDKTRKSGNVTIPSDQISLATTSYKSVKDMDKLFLAITELGRGLVGENKVRFCVAIDSLSELLRHASLQSVAGLLSNLRSHDQISSIFGLLHSDLHEERAATALEYMSSMVASVESDHHSSENSLSEKNFTQGKFNVRLKRRNGRVRVTCEKFKVEAGGISFTSVSAEDGTTVAGLLPKVQFNLQLSEKEQVDRAKVVLPFEHQGNGAPIQIYDGRRSLEESSSDGAPLSKGKKEDSDLGEIIYFRDSDDEMPDSDEDPDDDLDI
- the LOC11416561 gene encoding cytochrome P450 CYP736A12, translating into MSSAAITTVLAFLIFTFTYFLSKLFLHPKQKTINHKKPPGPPSLPIIGNLHILGTLPHRTLQSLSKQYGPIMSLQLGQVPAIVISSSKAAESFVKTHDIVFANRPELVGAQIMSYGCKGLAFSKYDSYWRSVRKLCTSKLLSASKVEMFGPIRKEKLDVLVKSLEKAALEGEVVNVSEAVENVIEDIVYKMVLGRSKYDHIDLKRLVQDVMALIGAFNMADYVPWLGTFDLQGLTRACKRTNKALDEVLEMIISEHEQTTNTDKTRHEDFVDILLTFKHQNIDHGSEQNHVIDRTNIKAILLDMVVASFSTSATTIEWALSELLRHPRVMKNLQDEIQNEVGNKRMVEEKDLKNFNYLDMVVDETLRLHPVSPFLLPRECRENITIDGYFVKEKTRVIVNAFTIARDPNVWSENAEEFCPERFINKKLNYEGQEFESIPFGFGRRRCPGIQLALRTVRLSIAQLVHCFNWKLPYNISPSNLNMDEKFGQSIHRAQHLHAIPSYRLAGDGKLE